A region of the Myxococcus stipitatus DSM 14675 genome:
CGGTACGTCCGTCCCTCGTGCCCGGCGGCACGTGCCTCACGCTCGACGGCCTCTCGAAGTACTCCACCACCAACCCGCCGAAGGGCACCCGAGGCCCCTCCAGGCGCGAATCCCTCAGTCGCTGAAGCAGCGCCACCGCCGAGTCCACCGCTTCATCCACGGCGCGGTTGATGCGCTCCTTCTCCCAATCCCCACCGCCCAGCACCTCCGCGGCGTCCACCAGACAGCGCCTCAGCGCGGAGAACTCCTCGTGCAGCGCACGCGCGCCCCGCTCGGGCGACAGGCGGAGCACGGCCCTCGTGCGGCTCCAGGGGCTCGTCTCATCCCCCTCCAGCGACAGGCCCAGCTCGCGGATGAAGGGCTCCACCAGCCCATCGAGCTGACTCATGGGCGCCTGCAACGTTTCCGTCTCGTGCCCCGTGAGCCGCATCCGGCGCCACAGCGCCGCGATTCGGTCCGGCTGCTGGCGGAAGAATCGCGCCAGCCCCGCTGCCCTACGTCCTCGCTCCGTCATGTCCGGTGCCTTCGCCATCGCTCCCTGAGCCATAGCAAGGCGGTTGCCAGCGACTGGGGTCGGGCAGACTCAGGAAAATCAGGCGATTAGCGAGGCGGCCGACACCTTCACGGAGGAGGGCAGGTAAATTCTTCGGGGTCTGTCTTGTAGAGGTGCCCGGAGGGCCTGTTTGCGTCAGGGGCCCGACAGCTCAGTGGAGGGTGGGCTTGGGCACTCGGCCCTTGGCCCCGTCGCCTTCCCTGTCCACCGGCTCACTGTCGTGCTCCGGCGCCACGGTGAACTCGCCGGAAGCGGACTCCGCGTGGGGGGCCGCCTCGGGTTGCTCGGGCTCGGCGGGGGCGCTTTGCCAGTACACCTCTTGCGTGGGGAGCGGCGCGTTGGGTGTGGCCGACTCGGCGGCTTGCTGCTGCGCCACGAGCATCAGTCGCAGCGCGGCCTCGTCCGCGGCTTCCTGGGCCGCCATCTCCGCCAGCCGGATGGCCTTCTGCCGGTGGCGCCGGACATAGGCGGCCACACACAGCACGGAGGCTGTCAGCCACAGCAGCGCGGAGCTGGTGGTGAGCGGCAGCCAGCCGTAGCGGGCCGCGAGCCCCTCGCGCCAGCCATCCTCCTCCACATCCAGCGAGGTGCGGAACGCCTTGGCGAACGAGGTTTCGAAATGTTCGCCGCGGCTGACCCCGTCCACCAGCTCGCGCATGGCCTGGGGGCCGTACCGGGCGGTGAGGTGCGCGACGAAGGCGGCGCTCTGGGCGTAGGCAATCTCCACGTCCGCGGGACGGTCCGGCCACGAGCTGGACAGCCCCGTGAAGCGGAAGACGCGCTCCTGGGTGACGGCGCGGAAGAGGGCGGAGTAGTGGGTGAGCGAGAAGCGCTCACCCGTGACATTCTGCGCGACGCCCTCCTGGAACCAGCGCGGCCAGCCTCGGGCGAGCTGTCCCAGCGCCACGTGCGCCAGCTCATGTCTCAGCGTCTGCTGTCCATCGGGCGCGTTGAGGCTGAGGGCATCCAGCAGGATGATTTGATGGGCGGGGTAGGCCAGCGCCACGGCCCAGCCTGGGGGCCGGCCTCCCGGGAGCGCCAGGGCGTCGAACTCCTTGCGCCCGACGCCTATCCGCACCTCCGTCATTCCAGGCCAGTCCCGGCCGAGGATCTGCCCGAAGCTGTCGCGCACGGACTCAATCTGGGTGGCCAGCTCCTTCGCCGCGCCCGTGGCCTTCTCCGTGTGGAGGATGCGGAAGCGCCGCGTCGTCACCTCGCCCACGACTTCAGGGGGACGGGTGGTCGGGACGAGCACCACGTTGGCCATCAGGGCTTCGTGCCCATGCGGATGGGGGCCGGAGCCTTCACCGAGCTGCTGGGCCCACGCCCTTGGCATGGCCAGCAGCAACAGAAGCAGGACGAGCAAGTGGCGCATGCGGGGGCCTCGCTAGGCCCCAGACATAACAGCCTCGGCCCGCGCCGCATCAACCCCCGCGACCTGGACTCGTTTTCTGCGCGATGTGTCACCCGCCAGCAGGGTGACCTGGCGCCGGGGCACCCCCAGCTTCTTGGCGAGGAACTCCAGGAGCGCGGCGTTGGCCTCTCCATCCACGGGCGGAGCCGCGAGCTGGATTTTCAACAGACCGTCATGCTCGCCGACAACACGGGTGCGAGAGGCCCGGGGTTGGATGAGCAGGGCCAGCTCCACCCCCTCCGGCAGGGCCTTCAGCCAGGGGACCGCCATGGGCTACTCGCTGACGTTGGCCTTCTTCTGGGACAGGTACGCGACGTTGTCCTCGACGCGCGCGTAGTCGCGGTCCGCGAAGGTGGGGCTCTTGAAGGTCTCCAGCAGCTTCTGGTGCGCGTCCAGCACCGAGCGCACCTGCGACTCGAACTGCGTGCGCTGGCGCTTGAGCTCGTTGATGTCCTCGACGACCTGCACCAGCCGCTGGTGCGCGCCGTGGACGATCTTCTCCGCCTGGTGCTCGGCGTCCGCGATGATGATCTCCGCTTCCTTCTTCGCGGCGGACTGGAGGTCCTCGCTGATGCGCTGGGCGGTGACCATCGTCTCCTGGAGGGTGCGCTCGCGCTCCTGGTGCTGCTCGAGCTTGAGCTGCGTGCGCTTCAGCTCCTCCTTGAGCGCGATGTTCTCCTTCACCACTTCCTCGAATTCGCCGGCGATCAACTCGAGGTAGGCCTCGACTTCGCGGCGGGAGAAGCCTCGCAGCGCCGTGTCGAACCGCTTCTGCCGGATGTCGAGCGGGGTGATCTTCATGCCCACGAGTCTAGCGCAGGGGGGCGACTTCTCCAGGAAACGGCCCAAGACCCAGGGAGGTGGGCGCTTGCGCCACCTGTCGAGTCGCAGCCTGCCTGCCTGGTGGGTGGGGTGTCTCAGCGCGTGCTGGGCGGCGCGTCCCACTGCGCGGTGACGGCGCGGGCGGCGTTCTGCACGGCGGAGGAGAGGCGTGAGTCGGTGGCCGCGTCCTGGACGGTGCGGCGCGCGGAGACTGTCCGCTGGAAGACAAGTCCGTTGAGGGCCTGGATCTTCAAGGCGTCCGGCATGCGGGGGTGGCGCACGACGTTGCCCAGCAACTCCTCCGCGCGAGGGTGCTGGAAGAGGGCCACCGCGCGCAGCACGGCCTGCTGGGTGCGGGGATTGGGGTCCCAGAGATACGTGGCGAGCGAGTCCAGGGCGCGCGGGTCTCCCAGCAGTCCCAGGTCCTCCACGGCGATGGCGCGAATCTCCTCCGGGGCGGGGCGCGCGGCCCAGAGCAGGGCGCGCAGCAGGGCGGTGTCGTCCGGGGTGGCCACCCGAGCAGCCGCGGGGGGCTCTGGCGCGGGGCGGGGCGACTCGGCGGCGGGACGGGCCGGGGCGGGTGTCCGGGCCGGGGCGGCGGTGACGAGCAGCATTCCGGCGACGAGCAGGGGGCTCATGCCACCGTTCTACCGCGAAAGCCGGGAGGGGAGCGCGTTCCGGCGCGTCGCGCGGAGATTTTCTTGACGCGATCTCCCAACGTGGGACCTTGCCCGTGCTACAGGCGTGTTGCTGACGGGAGCAAGGGCTGATGAACGCGGCGGGTTCGAGCTGGCGGACACTGGAGAACGTCGAAGTGGAGTGCACCCACTGCGGCATCCGGATGACCCTTCAGATGGGGAACCGGGTTCGCTACTACCGGTGCTCGGGGTGTCACCGCTGGGTCTCCAGCACCTACACCGACGTGCTCCGCGCGGACGCGAAGGTGCGCACCCACCCGGTGAAGGACTCCGGGGCGCAGGATGAGCGGTTCATCGAGGTGAAGGACCGGCTGGAGCGCTGGCTGTCC
Encoded here:
- a CDS encoding HEAT repeat domain-containing protein, whose protein sequence is MSPLLVAGMLLVTAAPARTPAPARPAAESPRPAPEPPAAARVATPDDTALLRALLWAARPAPEEIRAIAVEDLGLLGDPRALDSLATYLWDPNPRTQQAVLRAVALFQHPRAEELLGNVVRHPRMPDALKIQALNGLVFQRTVSARRTVQDAATDSRLSSAVQNAARAVTAQWDAPPSTR
- a CDS encoding DivIVA domain-containing protein: MKITPLDIRQKRFDTALRGFSRREVEAYLELIAGEFEEVVKENIALKEELKRTQLKLEQHQERERTLQETMVTAQRISEDLQSAAKKEAEIIIADAEHQAEKIVHGAHQRLVQVVEDINELKRQRTQFESQVRSVLDAHQKLLETFKSPTFADRDYARVEDNVAYLSQKKANVSE
- a CDS encoding J domain-containing protein; the protein is MNAAGSSWRTLENVEVECTHCGIRMTLQMGNRVRYYRCSGCHRWVSSTYTDVLRADAKVRTHPVKDSGAQDERFIEVKDRLERWLSAIEDQDPYHLLGVSPLDSPEKVRARYHALALERHPDRGGSVEKMRELNVAYERILRHQQRKRQEALTAGASVASASALPARSR
- a CDS encoding DUF167 domain-containing protein; this translates as MAVPWLKALPEGVELALLIQPRASRTRVVGEHDGLLKIQLAAPPVDGEANAALLEFLAKKLGVPRRQVTLLAGDTSRRKRVQVAGVDAARAEAVMSGA
- a CDS encoding peptidase MA family metallohydrolase, which produces MRHLLVLLLLLLAMPRAWAQQLGEGSGPHPHGHEALMANVVLVPTTRPPEVVGEVTTRRFRILHTEKATGAAKELATQIESVRDSFGQILGRDWPGMTEVRIGVGRKEFDALALPGGRPPGWAVALAYPAHQIILLDALSLNAPDGQQTLRHELAHVALGQLARGWPRWFQEGVAQNVTGERFSLTHYSALFRAVTQERVFRFTGLSSSWPDRPADVEIAYAQSAAFVAHLTARYGPQAMRELVDGVSRGEHFETSFAKAFRTSLDVEEDGWREGLAARYGWLPLTTSSALLWLTASVLCVAAYVRRHRQKAIRLAEMAAQEAADEAALRLMLVAQQQAAESATPNAPLPTQEVYWQSAPAEPEQPEAAPHAESASGEFTVAPEHDSEPVDREGDGAKGRVPKPTLH